A window from Synechococcales cyanobacterium T60_A2020_003 encodes these proteins:
- a CDS encoding inorganic diphosphatase: MDLSRIPAQPKPGVINVLIEIPAGSKNKYEFDKDLNAFALDRVLYASVQYPYDYGFIPNTLADDGDPLDGMVIMDQPTFPGCVIAARPIGMLEMVDGGDRDEKLLCVPVKDPRYEQVQSLSDIAPHRLEEIAEFFRTYKNLEKKVTEILGWKDVEHVAPLVETCIKAAK, encoded by the coding sequence GTGGATTTATCACGTATCCCTGCCCAGCCCAAACCTGGGGTGATCAATGTACTGATTGAAATTCCTGCCGGAAGCAAGAATAAGTACGAATTTGACAAAGATCTAAACGCATTTGCCCTCGATCGCGTGTTGTATGCGTCAGTACAGTACCCCTACGATTACGGGTTTATCCCCAATACCCTAGCCGATGACGGTGATCCCTTGGACGGCATGGTAATCATGGATCAGCCGACATTTCCTGGATGTGTGATTGCGGCTCGGCCCATCGGGATGCTGGAAATGGTGGACGGGGGCGATCGCGATGAAAAACTGCTCTGCGTTCCTGTGAAAGATCCCCGTTACGAGCAAGTGCAGTCCCTCAGCGACATCGCCCCCCATCGCTTAGAGGAAATTGCTGAATTCTTTAGAACATATAAGAATCTTGAGAAAAAGGTGACTGAAATCTTAGGGTGGAAAGACGTTGAACACGTTGCGCCCCTCGTTGAAACCTGCATCAAGGCAGCAAAGTAG
- a CDS encoding MBL fold metallo-hydrolase: protein MSGLEQPASSCSESISSPEGDRFIVRFWGVRGSIPTPSPDTIRYGGNTACVEMQVGHHLLIFDGGTGLHMLGKHLLNRQPIEAHLFFTHTHWDRIQGFPFFIPAFMEGNTFHIYGAVGLNGASIKQRLSDQMLRPNFPVPLQVMQSNLTFHNITPGSVINLDDITVETISLNQPNSALGYRVSWQGCSVVYATDTEHNPDKLDQNLLYLADRADLLIYDAAYADHAYYNLAADPGSHDMEAWHAGVKVGMTAKVREILLFHHNPEHDDDFLDATEREVQSTFSNVRLAREGMVLDVKAIQDPAC from the coding sequence ATGTCAGGCTTAGAGCAACCAGCATCTTCTTGTTCTGAATCTATTTCTTCCCCAGAGGGCGATCGCTTCATCGTCCGTTTTTGGGGTGTTCGGGGCAGTATCCCTACGCCTAGCCCGGATACCATCCGCTACGGTGGCAATACAGCATGTGTCGAGATGCAAGTTGGCCACCATCTCCTCATCTTTGATGGCGGAACGGGACTGCACATGCTGGGCAAGCATTTACTGAATCGACAGCCGATTGAGGCCCATCTCTTCTTCACCCACACCCACTGGGATCGAATTCAGGGCTTTCCCTTTTTCATTCCTGCCTTTATGGAAGGCAACACGTTCCATATTTACGGAGCCGTTGGCTTAAACGGAGCCTCTATCAAGCAGCGTCTTTCCGATCAAATGCTGCGCCCTAATTTTCCCGTACCCTTGCAGGTGATGCAGTCTAATCTGACGTTTCACAACATCACACCGGGTTCGGTGATTAATCTAGACGATATTACGGTTGAAACCATCTCCCTAAACCAGCCCAATAGCGCCCTTGGTTATCGCGTTAGTTGGCAAGGATGCTCCGTTGTATACGCCACAGACACAGAGCACAATCCAGACAAGCTCGATCAAAATTTGCTGTATTTGGCCGATCGCGCCGATCTATTGATCTATGATGCTGCCTATGCCGATCATGCGTACTATAATCTGGCTGCAGACCCTGGTTCTCACGATATGGAAGCTTGGCATGCAGGTGTCAAGGTAGGCATGACGGCTAAAGTACGCGAAATTCTCCTGTTTCACCACAATCCAGAGCATGACGATGATTTCCTGGATGCCACAGAACGGGAAGTACAAAGTACATTTTCCAACGTGCGGTTAGCGCGAGAAGGAATGGTATTGGACGTAAAAGCGATTCAAGACCCCGCCTGCTGA
- a CDS encoding pentapeptide repeat-containing protein, with amino-acid sequence MPAQAANPDHVAQLLETKSCPGCDLEDADLRGVNLRDSNLEGANLKGAYLMATNLRHANLKGANLDSARMYAAILTDADLTNASTQSTLLGSAKICHTRTPGGTLSNRDCDSYAG; translated from the coding sequence ATGCCAGCCCAGGCAGCCAACCCGGACCATGTAGCTCAGCTTTTAGAAACAAAATCCTGTCCGGGATGCGATTTGGAAGACGCTGATCTGCGGGGAGTTAACTTGCGCGACAGTAACTTAGAAGGTGCAAACCTCAAAGGCGCGTACCTTATGGCCACCAATCTCCGCCATGCTAATCTCAAAGGGGCAAACCTTGACTCCGCTCGGATGTATGCCGCGATCCTTACGGATGCGGACTTAACTAATGCCTCCACCCAATCGACCTTGCTTGGCAGTGCGAAAATCTGCCATACGCGCACCCCTGGGGGAACACTATCAAACCGTGACTGCGATAGCTATGCAGGATAG